The proteins below are encoded in one region of Catenulispora sp. GP43:
- a CDS encoding bifunctional 5,10-methylenetetrahydrofolate dehydrogenase/5,10-methenyltetrahydrofolate cyclohydrolase: MLMNGTEAARHIVEKAAADAAALTAATGVTPCLATVLVGSDPASVTYVRMKQNRSAKAGIGSWHVELPDTITTGTLVAALTELSQDPDVHGILLQHPVPAHIDERTAFEAIAPEKDVDGVTMHSFAAMAFGEPGFASATPGGILRLLDEYEVELAGKHAVVVGRSPILGKPVGMLLLARDATVTYCHSKTVDLAAHTREADILIAAVGRPNFIKGADIKPGAVVVDAGYNPGNVGDVDFASAVEKASLITPVPGGVGPMTIAVLLEQTVEAARRQVTGR; the protein is encoded by the coding sequence ATGCTCATGAACGGCACCGAAGCAGCCCGGCACATCGTGGAGAAGGCCGCCGCCGACGCGGCCGCCCTGACGGCCGCCACCGGGGTGACCCCGTGTCTGGCCACCGTGCTCGTCGGCTCGGATCCGGCTTCGGTCACCTACGTCCGGATGAAGCAGAACCGCAGTGCGAAGGCCGGGATCGGTTCGTGGCACGTGGAGCTGCCCGACACCATCACCACCGGGACGCTGGTCGCCGCGCTCACCGAGCTGTCGCAGGACCCGGACGTGCACGGCATCCTGCTCCAGCACCCCGTGCCCGCGCACATCGACGAGCGCACCGCCTTCGAGGCCATCGCGCCGGAGAAGGACGTGGACGGCGTGACCATGCACTCCTTCGCCGCCATGGCCTTCGGCGAGCCCGGCTTCGCCTCGGCCACCCCCGGCGGCATCCTGCGGCTGCTGGACGAATACGAGGTCGAACTCGCCGGCAAGCACGCGGTGGTGGTGGGCCGCAGCCCGATCCTCGGCAAGCCGGTGGGCATGCTGCTGCTGGCCCGGGACGCGACGGTGACGTACTGCCACTCCAAGACGGTCGACCTCGCCGCGCACACGCGCGAAGCCGACATCCTCATCGCCGCGGTCGGGCGGCCGAACTTCATCAAGGGCGCCGACATCAAGCCCGGCGCCGTCGTCGTCGACGCCGGCTACAACCCCGGCAACGTCGGCGATGTCGACTTCGCGTCGGCAGTGGAGAAGGCGAGCCTGATCACGCCGGTGCCCGGAGGCGTCGGGCCGATGACGATCGCAGTGTTGTTGGAGCAGACCGTTGAAGCGGCGCGGCGGCAGGTCACGGGGCGGTAG
- a CDS encoding geranylgeranyl reductase family protein, with protein MTAQTSSAAPSEAVPSENVADVIVVGAGPSGSATAHHLATAGLDVLLLEKSQFPREKICGDGLTPRAVKSLVRMGIDTSEEAGWLHNKGLRIIGGGMRLEMPWPELAAYPNYGLVRPRADFDQILARQAEKSGARLHENTNVTGPIVDPRSNRVIGVTARITDGDGAKRETAFHAPLIVAADGNSTRLSIALGLHKRDDRPMGVAYRTYYKSPRTNDDYLESWLELWDGERLLPGYGWVFGMGDGTSNVGLGILNTTKSFRNVKYPDLLRAWLKNTPEEWGFNEENRTEPIRGAALPMGFNRQPHYTRGVLLVGDAGGMVNPFNGEGIAYAMESGELAADVIAQALARPAGPERELALSAYPRALKETYGGYYTMGRLFVRLIGNPKVMRLATQRGLSHPMLMRFTLKTLANLTDPKGGDAMDRIINAMAKIAPDA; from the coding sequence GTGACCGCGCAAACCTCTTCCGCCGCTCCGAGCGAGGCCGTGCCCTCGGAGAACGTCGCCGACGTCATCGTGGTCGGGGCCGGGCCCTCGGGCTCGGCGACGGCCCACCATCTGGCCACCGCGGGCCTGGACGTCCTGCTGCTGGAGAAGTCCCAGTTCCCGCGGGAGAAGATCTGCGGCGACGGCCTGACGCCGCGCGCGGTCAAGTCGCTGGTGCGGATGGGCATCGACACCTCCGAGGAAGCCGGCTGGCTGCACAACAAGGGCCTGCGGATCATCGGCGGCGGCATGCGGCTGGAGATGCCGTGGCCGGAGCTGGCCGCGTACCCCAACTACGGACTGGTGCGGCCGCGTGCCGACTTCGACCAGATCCTGGCGCGGCAGGCGGAGAAGTCCGGGGCCCGGCTGCACGAGAACACCAACGTCACCGGCCCGATCGTGGACCCGCGCAGCAACCGGGTGATCGGCGTGACCGCGCGCATCACCGACGGCGACGGCGCCAAGCGCGAGACCGCTTTCCACGCCCCGCTGATCGTCGCCGCCGACGGCAACTCCACCCGGCTGTCCATCGCGCTGGGCCTGCACAAGCGCGACGACCGCCCGATGGGCGTCGCCTACCGCACCTACTACAAGTCGCCGCGCACCAACGACGACTACCTCGAGTCCTGGCTCGAGCTCTGGGACGGCGAGCGCCTGCTCCCCGGCTACGGCTGGGTCTTCGGCATGGGCGACGGCACCTCCAACGTGGGCCTGGGTATCCTGAACACCACCAAGTCCTTCCGCAACGTGAAGTACCCCGACCTGCTGCGCGCCTGGCTGAAGAACACCCCCGAGGAGTGGGGCTTCAACGAGGAGAACCGCACCGAGCCGATCCGCGGCGCCGCGCTGCCCATGGGCTTCAACCGCCAGCCGCACTACACCCGCGGCGTGCTGCTCGTCGGCGACGCCGGCGGCATGGTGAACCCGTTCAACGGCGAGGGCATCGCCTACGCGATGGAGTCCGGCGAACTCGCCGCGGACGTGATCGCCCAGGCCCTGGCGCGTCCGGCCGGCCCGGAGCGGGAGCTGGCGCTGTCGGCGTACCCGCGCGCGCTGAAGGAGACCTACGGCGGCTACTACACGATGGGCCGCCTGTTCGTCCGCCTGATCGGCAACCCGAAGGTGATGCGCCTGGCCACCCAGCGCGGCCTGTCGCACCCGATGCTGATGCGCTTCACGCTGAAGACGCTCGCCAACCTCACCGACCCCAAGGGCGGCGACGCGATGGACCGCATCATCAACGCGATGGCGAAGATCGCGCCGGACGCGTAG
- a CDS encoding dienelactone hydrolase family protein, translating into MTVLTFEPAGGTAPRAGVIHHLALLSVLNSADPGVAAVVALNPAGLDLGAMEPEDRRRLEERVGIAAGRLTDYSAIEFVRPGSPPTLIQHGTDDEIQPIDGVRRFRDAMTNAGNECALVEYQGAEHAFHYPDGNYFDEVMAAATRFLLDRLDR; encoded by the coding sequence GTGACGGTGCTGACCTTCGAACCGGCCGGCGGCACAGCGCCGCGCGCCGGCGTCATCCACCACCTCGCGCTGCTCTCGGTGCTGAACAGTGCCGACCCGGGTGTCGCGGCGGTCGTGGCGCTCAACCCCGCGGGTCTGGATCTGGGCGCCATGGAGCCGGAGGACCGGCGCCGCCTCGAAGAGCGGGTCGGCATCGCGGCGGGCCGGCTGACCGACTATTCAGCCATCGAGTTCGTCCGGCCGGGTTCGCCGCCGACGCTGATCCAGCACGGCACCGACGACGAGATCCAGCCGATCGACGGGGTACGCAGGTTCCGGGACGCGATGACGAACGCCGGCAACGAGTGTGCGCTGGTGGAGTACCAGGGCGCCGAACACGCCTTCCATTACCCCGACGGCAACTACTTCGACGAGGTGATGGCGGCAGCTACCCGGTTCCTGCTCGACCGGCTCGACCGCTGA
- a CDS encoding N,N-dimethylformamidase beta subunit family domain-containing protein — translation MKARISRAAALVTAVLVLASAAACSGGGSKHSGPNNGGGPGAAQSSSPGASGDGPTGAPAGALDVAAENAQPGAPNWNHGIDSGADHGIEGYADQIAVTSGQSFKLYVNTTAPQFTATAFRIGYYGGTQARQVWKSPATAGKVQPAATVQAQVNTVSTKWEPSMTVTTSGWPEGSYLVRLDAVGGKVKGSRFVPVTVKSTTTAGKVVLLNGVTTWQAYNEYGGYDLYSGGPRNDYAHRARIVSFDRPYDTTGADRFQTYEQSSIVFAEKLAAAHGLQLAYATDLDLHENPGMFQGARAIISLGHDEYYSTQMRQTLTQARDAGTNLAFLGANAIFRHIRFQDSPLGKDRIQVDYKDAAEDPMHVTNPEESTQDWRYPPDPRPENVLTGVYYECNPANANMVVYDPTSWLLAGTDAHAGQSFKGLIGVEYDRVVSDSTTPHPIEALTHSPITCQGKASYADSAYYTVPSGAGVFATGTMRWNCALVSGGCTDKMDAAAHTFAQQVTANMLLAFAAGPAGKEHPAVDNTAKLKPAPSRGGVAP, via the coding sequence GTGAAGGCTCGAATAAGCAGGGCGGCAGCGCTCGTCACCGCGGTGCTGGTCCTGGCCTCGGCCGCGGCGTGCTCGGGGGGCGGTTCGAAGCATTCGGGCCCGAACAACGGCGGAGGTCCCGGCGCCGCGCAGAGCAGCAGCCCGGGCGCTTCCGGCGACGGTCCTACTGGGGCTCCCGCTGGGGCTCTGGACGTCGCGGCGGAGAACGCGCAGCCCGGGGCGCCCAACTGGAACCACGGCATCGACTCCGGCGCCGACCACGGCATCGAGGGCTACGCCGACCAGATCGCGGTGACCTCGGGGCAGAGCTTCAAGCTGTATGTGAACACCACCGCGCCGCAGTTCACAGCCACGGCCTTCCGGATCGGCTACTACGGCGGGACACAGGCCCGGCAGGTGTGGAAGTCCCCGGCGACCGCAGGCAAGGTGCAGCCGGCGGCCACGGTGCAGGCACAGGTGAACACGGTGAGCACGAAGTGGGAGCCGTCGATGACGGTCACCACCAGCGGGTGGCCGGAGGGCTCCTACCTGGTCCGGCTGGACGCCGTCGGCGGCAAGGTGAAGGGCTCGCGGTTCGTGCCGGTCACCGTCAAGTCCACCACCACGGCCGGCAAGGTGGTGCTGCTCAACGGCGTCACCACGTGGCAGGCGTACAACGAGTACGGCGGCTACGACCTCTACAGCGGCGGCCCGAGGAACGACTACGCGCACCGGGCCCGCATCGTGTCCTTCGACCGGCCCTACGACACCACCGGCGCGGACCGCTTCCAGACCTACGAGCAGTCCTCGATCGTCTTCGCCGAGAAGCTGGCGGCCGCTCATGGCCTGCAGCTCGCGTACGCCACCGATCTGGACCTGCACGAGAACCCCGGCATGTTCCAGGGCGCGCGGGCGATCATCTCGCTGGGCCACGACGAGTACTACTCGACCCAGATGCGCCAGACCCTGACGCAGGCGCGCGACGCCGGGACGAACCTCGCCTTCCTCGGCGCGAACGCGATCTTCCGGCACATCCGCTTCCAGGACTCGCCGCTGGGCAAGGACCGCATCCAGGTGGACTACAAGGACGCGGCCGAGGACCCGATGCACGTGACCAACCCGGAGGAGTCGACGCAGGACTGGCGCTACCCGCCGGATCCGCGGCCGGAGAACGTGCTGACCGGGGTGTACTACGAGTGCAACCCGGCGAACGCCAACATGGTGGTGTACGACCCGACGTCGTGGCTGCTGGCCGGCACCGACGCGCACGCGGGGCAGTCGTTCAAGGGTCTGATCGGCGTGGAGTACGACCGGGTGGTGTCGGACTCGACCACGCCGCACCCGATCGAGGCCCTCACCCATTCGCCGATCACCTGCCAGGGCAAGGCCTCCTACGCGGACTCGGCGTACTACACGGTCCCCTCCGGCGCGGGCGTCTTCGCGACCGGCACCATGCGCTGGAACTGCGCGCTGGTCAGCGGCGGCTGCACCGACAAGATGGACGCCGCCGCCCACACCTTCGCCCAGCAGGTGACGGCCAACATGCTCCTGGCCTTCGCCGCCGGCCCGGCCGGCAAGGAGCACCCGGCGGTGGACAACACGGCGAAGCTGAAGCCGGCGCCCAGCCGGGGCGGGGTGGCGCCGTAG
- a CDS encoding demethylmenaquinone methyltransferase → MSRASLDKQPHEVAAMFDGVAERYDLTNDVLALGQTRLWRRAVRQAVDAGPGQRVLDLAAGTGTSTQPFHAAGAETVSCDFSLGMLQVGKRRLPHLTFAAGDATRLPFRDGVFDAVTISFGLRNVQDTEGALREMLRVTKPGGRLVVCEFSHPTVAPLRTLYIEYLMKALPAVATKVSSNPDAYVYLAESIRAWPDQRELAAVIGGAGWRRVAHRNLTGGIVALHRAYKED, encoded by the coding sequence GTGAGCCGAGCATCCCTGGACAAACAGCCGCACGAGGTCGCCGCCATGTTCGACGGCGTGGCCGAGCGCTACGACCTGACCAACGACGTGCTGGCGCTCGGCCAGACGCGGCTGTGGCGGCGCGCCGTGCGCCAGGCGGTGGACGCCGGGCCCGGGCAGCGGGTCCTGGACCTCGCGGCCGGCACCGGCACCAGCACGCAGCCGTTCCACGCCGCCGGGGCCGAGACCGTCTCCTGCGACTTCTCCCTGGGCATGCTCCAGGTCGGCAAGCGCCGCCTGCCGCACCTGACCTTCGCCGCCGGCGACGCCACCCGGCTGCCGTTCCGGGACGGCGTCTTCGACGCCGTGACCATCTCCTTCGGGCTGCGCAACGTCCAGGACACCGAGGGCGCGCTGCGCGAGATGCTGCGCGTCACCAAGCCCGGCGGGCGGCTGGTGGTCTGCGAGTTCTCGCACCCGACGGTCGCGCCGTTGCGCACGCTGTACATCGAGTACCTGATGAAGGCGCTGCCCGCGGTGGCGACGAAGGTGAGTTCGAACCCGGACGCCTACGTCTACCTCGCCGAGTCCATCCGGGCCTGGCCGGACCAGCGGGAGCTGGCGGCCGTGATCGGCGGCGCGGGCTGGCGGCGGGTCGCGCACCGTAACCTGACTGGCGGAATCGTCGCATTGCATCGCGCATATAAGGAAGACTGA
- a CDS encoding amidohydrolase family protein, producing the protein MLTLHAAPLVLPMTSAPIADGAIVVDNDRVVAVGTRADLVAAHPRARVRDWPGILTPGLVNSHAHTQYYDFGDLASSGLPFPEWLHQMVARRATFTDAMWQESTRRGLHAYLKTGTTAVADIVTEPVVLSAIARSGIRGVAYIEAVFADEASWAAGKRADFVAAVDGAGGPVRGVSPHTPFTISTGVYEDCVAIAHGGGKRLHPHIAETTQESEYVLTGTGPFADNAKQFGLDFSDILDRGTGMTPVEWADARGALGADCHIAHGVHASESDRALLRERGTAVALCVRSNRILEAGEPPVAAYLAEGSPIGIGTDSAASSPSLDLLDEARALKAVARAQGYAADDLDRRIVEAATLGGAAALGLGQGPDRVGRLEPGVRADFAVFSVAGGADGDGDPHTRLIDHGTCVATVLGGTIVHRTV; encoded by the coding sequence GTGCTGACCCTCCACGCCGCCCCGCTCGTCCTGCCCATGACCTCCGCCCCGATCGCCGACGGCGCGATCGTCGTCGACAACGACCGCGTCGTCGCGGTCGGTACCCGTGCCGATCTCGTCGCGGCGCACCCGCGGGCGCGCGTGCGCGACTGGCCGGGCATCCTCACGCCGGGACTGGTCAACAGCCACGCGCACACGCAGTACTACGACTTCGGGGACCTGGCGTCCTCCGGCCTGCCGTTCCCCGAGTGGCTGCACCAGATGGTCGCGCGCCGGGCGACGTTCACCGACGCGATGTGGCAGGAGTCCACCCGGCGCGGGCTGCACGCGTATCTGAAGACCGGGACCACGGCGGTCGCCGACATCGTGACCGAGCCGGTGGTGCTCTCGGCGATCGCGCGCAGCGGGATCCGCGGCGTGGCCTACATCGAGGCGGTCTTCGCCGACGAAGCCTCGTGGGCGGCCGGCAAGCGGGCGGACTTCGTGGCGGCGGTCGACGGGGCCGGCGGCCCGGTCCGCGGCGTCTCGCCGCACACGCCCTTCACCATCAGCACCGGTGTCTACGAGGACTGCGTCGCCATAGCGCACGGGGGCGGCAAGCGCCTGCACCCGCACATCGCCGAGACCACGCAGGAATCGGAGTACGTGCTGACCGGCACCGGCCCCTTCGCCGACAACGCCAAGCAGTTCGGCCTCGACTTCTCCGACATCCTCGACCGCGGTACCGGCATGACGCCGGTGGAGTGGGCCGACGCGCGCGGCGCGCTCGGCGCCGACTGCCACATCGCGCACGGCGTCCATGCCAGCGAGTCCGACCGTGCGCTGCTGCGGGAGCGCGGCACCGCCGTGGCGTTGTGCGTGCGCTCGAACCGGATCCTGGAGGCCGGGGAGCCGCCGGTGGCCGCCTATCTGGCCGAGGGCTCGCCGATCGGCATCGGTACCGACTCAGCCGCCTCCTCGCCCTCGCTCGATCTGCTGGACGAGGCGCGGGCGTTGAAGGCCGTGGCCCGGGCCCAGGGCTACGCCGCGGACGATCTGGACCGGCGCATCGTGGAGGCGGCGACGCTCGGCGGCGCGGCCGCGCTCGGGCTCGGCCAGGGGCCGGACCGGGTCGGGCGGCTGGAGCCCGGGGTCCGCGCGGACTTCGCGGTGTTCTCGGTGGCGGGCGGCGCGGACGGTGACGGCGATCCCCACACGCGGCTGATCGACCACGGCACGTGTGTGGCCACGGTGCTCGGCGGCACGATCGTGCACCGGACTGTCTGA
- a CDS encoding alkaline phosphatase family protein, whose protein sequence is MSRTVTRLAVAGGLTALLGGVLAAAPSQAASHGKTHAPAKHVLLISVDGLHQSDLAWYVKQHPNSALAALVKGGVDYSAASTPVPSDSFPGMTAQVTGGDPGTTGVYYDDTYNHGLLPAGTTKCDGSVKPGAEVDLTEDLDWNKDSIDAGQGLTGLPNSILNLTGDAKSLINPAKLPVDPKTCKPVYPNNYLQVNTIFNVIADAGLRTAWSDKHAAYDILSGPQGNGIQDLFTPEINSQDPALAAGQDWTTDNAATRQYDNYKVQAVLNEIDGYDHSGKTKVGTPAIFGLNFQSVSTAEKLPTSEGQAGGYLADGQTPGPLLSGSLDFVNSEVGRFTAELKKDGLAKSTTIILSAKHGQSPKNPAALTRIDDGPLLDGLNAAWKKAHPGAGDLVAFSVDDDAMLLWLNDRSQAAADFAKNYLLAQSGTGNGITGAAKPFTHGGLTTVYAGAAARQYFHVQPGDNRVPDLFGIAQHGVVYTGGKGKIAEHGGAAADDRDVPIVVSGAGVSARGVNSRQVETTQIAPTILRLLGLDPQRLQAVRIEHTKVLPELGRDCD, encoded by the coding sequence TTGTCCCGCACCGTCACCCGGCTCGCCGTCGCCGGCGGCCTGACCGCCCTGCTCGGCGGGGTTCTGGCCGCCGCCCCGTCCCAGGCAGCCTCGCACGGCAAGACGCACGCTCCGGCGAAGCACGTACTGCTCATCTCAGTGGACGGCCTGCACCAGTCGGACCTCGCCTGGTACGTGAAGCAGCACCCGAACTCGGCGCTGGCCGCGCTGGTCAAGGGCGGCGTGGACTACTCCGCGGCCTCGACCCCGGTCCCGTCGGACTCCTTCCCGGGCATGACCGCGCAGGTCACCGGCGGCGACCCGGGCACCACCGGCGTCTACTACGACGACACCTACAACCACGGCCTGCTGCCGGCCGGCACCACGAAGTGCGACGGCAGCGTCAAGCCGGGCGCCGAGGTGGACCTCACCGAGGACCTGGACTGGAACAAGGACTCGATCGACGCCGGCCAGGGCCTGACCGGCCTGCCGAACTCGATCCTGAACCTGACCGGCGACGCCAAGAGCCTGATCAACCCGGCCAAGCTCCCGGTGGACCCGAAGACCTGCAAGCCGGTCTACCCGAACAACTACCTTCAGGTGAACACGATCTTCAACGTGATCGCCGACGCCGGTCTGCGCACCGCGTGGTCCGACAAGCACGCGGCCTACGACATCCTGTCCGGCCCGCAGGGCAACGGCATCCAGGACCTGTTCACCCCGGAGATCAACAGCCAGGACCCGGCGCTGGCCGCGGGTCAGGACTGGACCACGGACAACGCCGCGACCCGGCAGTACGACAACTACAAGGTCCAGGCCGTCCTGAACGAGATCGACGGCTACGACCACAGCGGCAAGACCAAGGTCGGCACCCCGGCGATCTTCGGTCTGAACTTCCAGTCCGTCTCCACCGCGGAGAAGCTGCCGACCTCCGAGGGCCAGGCCGGCGGCTACCTCGCCGACGGCCAGACCCCCGGCCCGCTGCTGTCCGGTTCGCTGGACTTCGTCAACAGCGAGGTCGGCCGGTTCACCGCCGAGCTGAAGAAGGACGGCCTGGCCAAGAGCACCACCATCATCCTGTCGGCCAAGCACGGCCAGTCGCCGAAGAACCCGGCCGCGCTGACCCGCATCGACGACGGCCCGCTGCTCGACGGTCTGAACGCGGCGTGGAAGAAGGCCCACCCGGGCGCCGGCGACCTGGTCGCGTTCTCCGTCGACGACGACGCGATGCTGCTGTGGCTGAACGACCGCAGCCAGGCCGCGGCGGACTTCGCCAAGAACTACCTGCTCGCGCAGAGCGGCACGGGCAACGGCATCACCGGTGCCGCGAAGCCCTTCACGCACGGCGGCCTGACCACCGTCTACGCCGGCGCCGCGGCCCGTCAGTACTTCCACGTGCAGCCGGGCGACAACCGGGTGCCGGACCTGTTCGGCATCGCGCAGCACGGCGTGGTGTACACCGGCGGCAAGGGCAAGATCGCCGAGCACGGCGGCGCGGCCGCGGACGACCGCGACGTGCCGATCGTGGTGTCCGGCGCGGGTGTCAGCGCGCGCGGCGTGAACAGCCGGCAGGTCGAGACCACGCAGATCGCCCCGACCATCCTGCGCCTGCTCGGCCTGGACCCGCAGCGCCTGCAGGCGGTGCGGATCGAGCACACGAAGGTGCTGCCGGAGCTCGGCCGCGACTGCGACTGA
- a CDS encoding AMP-binding protein translates to MQIPLTVSDFLDRAEAVYGDRAAVVDEPDQPAPSWGTLTYKDIARRARAQAAALDRLGVGAGARVAVVSHNSARLLTSFFGVSGYGRVLVPVNFRLRADEVAYIVEHSGAEVLLVDPEVDDALKGVTARHRFVIGAETDALFFEGDHEPVRHAVGENDTATINYTSGTTARPKGVQLTHRNIWLNAVLMGLHLGVSDRDVYLHTLPMFHANGWGMPYVVTGLGAEQIVLRKVDGAEILRRIEQHGVTLLNGAPTVIAMVLAAAEEWDGEIPGRDRVRVVVAGAPPPSTVIQQVEDVLGWQFNQIYGLTETAPLVTVNRTRKEWDGLSSLERAQNLMRAGVPSLGTRMVTDDEGEVLVRSNVVLQGYWQQPEESARALAEDWFHTGDGGAISGDGYLTISDRKKDVIITGGENVSSIEVEDALYKHPGIAECAVIGVPDEKWGETIKALVVLKEDHSSRATTEAEVIKHCKGLIAGYKAPTTVEFRESLPRTATGKLQKFKLREPYWEGRERKVN, encoded by the coding sequence ATGCAGATTCCCCTCACTGTCTCCGACTTCCTGGACCGCGCAGAAGCCGTCTACGGTGACCGTGCCGCGGTCGTCGACGAGCCCGACCAGCCCGCGCCGTCCTGGGGCACCCTCACCTACAAGGACATCGCCCGGCGGGCGCGGGCGCAGGCGGCGGCGTTGGACCGGTTGGGCGTCGGCGCGGGGGCGCGGGTGGCGGTGGTGTCGCACAACTCCGCGCGCCTGCTGACCTCGTTCTTCGGAGTGAGCGGATACGGGCGGGTCCTGGTCCCGGTGAACTTCCGGCTGCGGGCCGACGAGGTCGCCTACATCGTCGAGCACAGCGGGGCGGAAGTGCTGCTCGTCGACCCCGAGGTCGACGACGCGCTCAAGGGCGTGACGGCGCGGCACCGCTTCGTCATCGGCGCGGAGACCGACGCGCTGTTCTTCGAGGGCGACCACGAGCCGGTGCGGCACGCCGTCGGCGAGAACGACACCGCGACCATCAACTACACCTCGGGCACCACCGCGCGGCCGAAGGGCGTGCAGCTGACACACCGCAACATCTGGCTGAACGCCGTCCTTATGGGTCTGCACCTGGGCGTCAGCGACCGGGACGTCTACCTGCACACGCTGCCGATGTTCCACGCCAACGGCTGGGGCATGCCCTACGTCGTGACCGGCCTCGGCGCCGAGCAGATCGTGCTGCGCAAGGTCGACGGGGCCGAGATCCTGCGGCGGATCGAGCAGCACGGCGTCACGCTCCTGAACGGCGCCCCGACCGTCATCGCCATGGTGCTGGCGGCGGCCGAGGAGTGGGACGGCGAGATCCCCGGCCGGGACCGGGTCCGGGTGGTCGTGGCCGGCGCGCCGCCGCCGAGCACCGTGATCCAGCAGGTCGAGGACGTGCTGGGCTGGCAGTTCAACCAGATCTACGGTCTGACCGAGACCGCCCCGCTGGTCACCGTGAACCGGACCCGGAAGGAGTGGGACGGCCTGTCGAGCCTGGAGCGCGCGCAGAACCTGATGCGCGCCGGCGTCCCCTCGCTCGGCACCCGCATGGTCACCGACGACGAGGGCGAGGTCCTGGTGCGCTCCAACGTGGTGCTCCAGGGCTACTGGCAGCAGCCCGAGGAGTCCGCGCGGGCGCTGGCCGAGGACTGGTTCCACACCGGCGACGGCGGCGCGATCAGCGGCGACGGCTACCTGACCATCTCCGACCGCAAGAAGGACGTCATCATCACCGGCGGCGAGAACGTGTCCTCCATCGAGGTCGAGGACGCGCTCTACAAGCACCCGGGGATCGCCGAGTGCGCGGTGATCGGCGTGCCGGACGAGAAGTGGGGCGAGACCATCAAGGCCCTGGTTGTCCTGAAGGAGGACCACTCCTCGCGGGCCACCACCGAGGCCGAGGTGATCAAGCACTGCAAGGGGCTGATCGCCGGCTACAAGGCGCCGACGACCGTGGAGTTCCGGGAGTCGCTGCCGCGCACCGCGACCGGCAAGCTGCAGAAGTTCAAACTGCGCGAACCGTACTGGGAGGGACGGGAGCGCAAGGTGAACTGA
- the mqnC gene encoding cyclic dehypoxanthinyl futalosine synthase, with product MSKQISAELQDALDRAADGGRIEYEEALELYRHAPLHSLGTAADNARRKRYSGVYGEHGEIATYIIERNINYTNACVTACKFCAFYAAPKSDNVWTRPLEDILRRCAETVSLGGTQIMFQGGHHPDYGVEYYEENFRAIKAEFPQLVIHSLGASEVQHMAKVSGVTIEEAITRLKESGLDSFAGAGAELLPARPRNAIAPLKESGERWLEIMETAHGLGLESTSTMLMGTGETNAERIEHLRMIRDVQDRTGGFRAFIPYTYQPENNKLKGQTQATMFEYLRLIAVARLYLHNVAHIQGSWLTVGKEAGQLSLHYGADDLGSVMLEENVVSSAGAKHRSNRMELIHLIRAAGRVPAQRSTTYELITVHDDPANDPVDDHVMSHIASTAIEGGTAHPELKLVDVR from the coding sequence ATGAGCAAGCAGATCTCCGCGGAGCTCCAAGACGCCCTCGACCGGGCCGCGGACGGTGGTCGGATCGAGTACGAGGAAGCGCTGGAACTGTACCGCCACGCGCCTTTGCACTCGCTGGGTACCGCCGCGGACAATGCGCGCCGCAAGCGCTACTCCGGCGTCTACGGCGAGCACGGCGAGATCGCCACGTACATCATCGAGCGGAACATCAACTACACCAACGCCTGCGTCACGGCGTGCAAGTTCTGCGCGTTCTACGCGGCGCCGAAGTCGGACAACGTGTGGACCCGTCCGCTGGAGGACATCCTGCGCCGCTGCGCGGAGACCGTGTCCCTCGGCGGAACGCAGATCATGTTCCAGGGCGGCCACCACCCGGACTACGGGGTCGAGTACTACGAGGAGAACTTCCGCGCCATCAAGGCCGAGTTCCCGCAGCTGGTCATCCACTCCCTCGGTGCCTCCGAGGTGCAGCACATGGCCAAGGTCTCCGGCGTCACCATCGAGGAGGCCATCACCCGCCTGAAGGAGTCGGGCCTGGACTCCTTCGCCGGCGCCGGCGCCGAGCTCCTGCCGGCCCGTCCCCGCAACGCCATCGCGCCGCTGAAGGAGTCCGGCGAGCGCTGGCTGGAGATCATGGAGACCGCCCACGGCCTCGGCCTGGAGAGCACCTCCACGATGCTGATGGGCACCGGCGAGACCAACGCCGAGCGCATCGAGCACCTGCGCATGATCCGCGACGTGCAGGACCGCACCGGCGGCTTCCGCGCCTTCATCCCGTACACGTACCAGCCGGAGAACAACAAGCTCAAGGGCCAGACGCAGGCCACGATGTTCGAGTACCTGCGCCTGATCGCCGTCGCCCGGCTGTACCTGCACAACGTCGCGCACATCCAGGGCTCCTGGCTCACCGTCGGCAAGGAGGCCGGCCAGCTCTCCCTGCACTACGGCGCCGACGACCTGGGCTCGGTGATGCTGGAGGAGAACGTGGTCTCCTCCGCCGGCGCCAAGCACCGCTCCAACCGCATGGAGCTGATCCACCTGATCCGCGCCGCCGGCCGCGTCCCGGCCCAGCGCAGCACCACCTACGAGCTGATCACCGTGCACGACGACCCGGCGAACGACCCGGTCGACGACCACGTGATGAGCCACATCGCCTCGACGGCGATCGAGGGCGGGACGGCGCATCCGGAGCTGAAGCTGGTGGACGTGCGGTAG